Proteins found in one Salvia splendens isolate huo1 chromosome 10, SspV2, whole genome shotgun sequence genomic segment:
- the LOC121752978 gene encoding uncharacterized protein LOC121752978 isoform X1: MAFSFLTQTPFCFSLTSTTAPRNSVAAAAGPSASISSSQRKPRRKKQQNDLKYSDDNGYPGSEGGNFTPSSAEKLLRLVFMEELMERARSGSAAGVSDVIYDMIAAGLTPGPRSFHGLVVSHVLNGDEEGSVWLFNEVGRTYVRTHVWQMHALRRQLSEGLRPLHETFLALVRLFGSKGHATRGLEILAAMEKLNYDIRQAWLLLVEELVKGNHLEDANRVFLKGAEGGLRATDKLYDLLIEEDCKAGDHSNALTIAYEMEAAGRMATTFHFNCLLSVQATCGIPEIAFATFENMEYGEAYMKPDTETYNWVIQAYTRAESYDRVQDVAELLGMMVEDHKRLQPNVRTYALLVECFTKYCVTREAIRHFRALKRFEGGTTLLHYEGQYGDPLSLYLRSLCREGRVFELLDALETMAKDKQQIPPRAMILSRKYRTLVSSWIEPLQEEAELGHEIDYIARYVAEGGLTGERKRWVPRRGKTPLDPDAEGFAYSNPMETSFKQRCLEEWKIHHRKLLRTLRNEGPIVLGNITEADYIRVEERLKKIIKGPEQNLLKPKAASKMIVSELKEELEAQGLPTDGTRNVLYQRVQKARRINRSRGRPLWVPPVEEEEEEVDEELDELISRIKLEEGNTEFWRRRFLGEGLNENHSKPLEQEENDDEVLDILDDADVGDEIAKDAEDDEADEEEDEEEVEQTEIQVSDRVKNKEAEAAKPLQMIGVQLLKDSDQSTSSSRKLKKRSPRASMEDDDDDDWFPEDIHEAFKELRNRKVFDVSDMYTLADVWGWTWEMDFKNKAPRRWSQEWEVELAIKIMNLVIELGGTPTIGDCAMVLRAAIRAPMPSAFLQILQTTHRLGYVFGSPLYDEVISLCLDIGELDASIAIVADLETSGIKVADETLDRVISARQDSSAADASS, translated from the exons ATGGCGTTCTCGTTTCTAACGCAGACACCTTTCTGCTTCTCACTAACCTCCACCACCGCTCCTCGGAACTCCGTAGCCGCAGCGGCTGGTCCTTCCGCCTCGATATCCTCCTCTCAGAGAAAACCGCGCCGGAAAAAGCAGCAGAACGACCTGAAATATTCAGACGACAACGGCTATCCAGGAAGCGAGGGCGGAAATTTCACGCCGTCGAGCGCGGAGAAGCTTCTGAGGCTCGTGTTCATGGAGGAGCTGATGGAGCGCGCTCGAAGCGGCAGCGCTGCCGGAGTTTCTGATGTGATCTACGATATGATTGCCGCGGGGCTGACGCCTGGACCGAGGTCGTTCCACGGTCTCGTCGTGTCTCACGTGCTCAATGGCGACGAGGAGGGATCTGTAtggctttttaatgaagt GGGGCGTACTTATGTTAGAACTCATGTATGGCAGATGCACGCACTTCGAAGGCAACTGAGTGAGGGTCTTCGGCCTCTACATGAAACGTTTCTTGCGTTAGTACGTTTGTTTGGGTCAAAAGGCCATGCTACTAGAGGATTGGAAATTCTTGCAGCAATGGAAAAACTCAATTATGACATTCGACAAGCTTGGCTGCTTCTTGTTG AGGAACTTGTGAAAGGCAATCATCTAGAAGATGCCAATAGAGTTTTTCTGAAGGGTGCTGAGGGTGGCCTTAGAGCTACAGATAAGCTTTATGATCTTCTTATAGAAGAGGATTGTAAGGCAGGAGATCACTCAAATGCATTGACCATAGCGTATGAAATGGAAGCAGCTGGTAGAATGGCGACAACCTTTCATTTCAATTGTCTTTTGAGTGTGCAG GCTACTTGTGGAATTCCTGAAATTGCTTTTGCTACCTTTGAAAACATGGAATATGGAGAAG CTTATATGAAACCTGATACGGAGACATATAATTGGGTGATCCAAGCATATACAAGAGCTGAGTCATATGACAG GGTCCAAGATGTTGCCGAGTTACTTGGAATGATGGTTGAAGACCACAAGCGTTTGCAACCAAATGTGAGAACCTACGC GTTGTTGGTGGAATGCTTTACAAAATATTGTGTCACAAGGGAAGCCATTCGACATTTTCGTGCTCTCAAAAGGTTTGAAGGCGGGACCACTTTGTTACATTATGAGGGACAATATGGTGATCCACTTTCGTTGTATCTTCGCTCATTGTGTAGAGAAG GAAGAGTTTTCGAGTTACTAGATGCTCTGGAAACCATGGCGAAGGATAAACAACAAATCCCACCCCGAGCCATGATCTTGAGCAGGAAATATCGGACTCTAGTTAGCTCATGGATTGAACCTTTGCAAGAAGAAGCTGAACTTGGGCATGAAATTGACTACATTGCCAG GTATGTTGCAGAAGGTGGGCTCACGGGTGAACGCAAACGCTGGGTCCCACGTAGAGGAAAAACTCCTCTAGATCCTGATGCTGAGGGTTTTGCATATTCCAATCCTATGGAAACCTCTTTCAAACAGCGATGCCTTGAGGAATGGAAAATACATCATAGAAAACTTTTAAGAACCTTAAGAAATGAAGGGCCAATAGTGTTGGGGAATATTACCGAGGCTGACTACATTAGAGTTGAGGAGAgattaaagaaaattataaaaGGTCCAGAACAAAATCTGTTAAAACCAAAAGCTGCTAGTAAAATGATAGTATCAGAGCTGAAGGAAGAGCTGGAAGCTCAAGGTTTGCCAACTGATGGCACTAGAAATGTACTGTATCAGCGTGTGCAAAAGGCAAGGAGAATAAACCGTTCTAGAGGCCGACCCCTTTGGGTTCCTCCtgtggaagaggaagaagaagag GTGGATGAAGAGTTGGATGAATTAATTTCACGGATAAAGCTGGAAGAAGGCAATACAGAGTTCTGGAGACGGCGTTTCCTTGGGGAGGGCCTGAATGAAAATCATAGCAAGCCATTAGAACAAGAGGAAAATGATGATGAGGTCCTTGATATCTTAGATGATGCTGATGTTGGCGATGAGATTGCCAAAGATGCTGAAGATGATGAGGCTGATGAGGaagaggacgaggaggaggtaGAACAAACTGAAATCCAAGTCAGTGACCGAGTTAAAAATAAGGAAGCAGAGGCTGCCAAACCTCTTCAAATGATTGGGGTGCAATTGTTGAAAGACTCCGACCAGAGTACCAGCTCATCGAGAAAGTTAAAGAAAAGATCACCTAGGGCATCTATGGAG gatgatgacgatgatgacTGGTTTCCGGAAGATATTCACGAAGCATTTAAGGAATTGAGGAACAGGAAGGTGTTTGATGTATCAGATATGTACACGTTAGCTGATGTCTGGGGTTGGACGTGGGAGATGGACTTTAAGAACAAAGCCCCTAGAAGATGGTCGCAGGAATGGGAGGTTGAATTGGCcattaaaataatgaatttg GTAATTGAATTAGGAGGAACGCCAACCATTGGGGACTGTGCTATGGTACTTCGAGCTGCTATACGAGCTCCTATGCCTTCAGCCTTCTTACAGATTTTGCAGACAACTCATCGCCTAGGTTATGTTTTTGGCAG TCCCTTGTACGACGAAGTCATCAGCCTGTGTCTAGATATTGGGGAACTCGATGCATCCATTGCCATTGTTGCAGACCTCGAGACAAGTGGCATCAAAGTTGCGGACGAAACTCTTGATCGAGTCATTTCTGCTAGACAGGATAGCTCAGCCGCTGACGCATCGTCGTAG
- the LOC121752978 gene encoding uncharacterized protein LOC121752978 isoform X2 has translation MAFSFLTQTPFCFSLTSTTAPRNSVAAAAGPSASISSSQRKPRRKKQQNDLKYSDDNGYPGSEGGNFTPSSAEKLLRLVFMEELMERARSGSAAGVSDVIYDMIAAGLTPGPRSFHGLVVSHVLNGDEEGSMHALRRQLSEGLRPLHETFLALVRLFGSKGHATRGLEILAAMEKLNYDIRQAWLLLVEELVKGNHLEDANRVFLKGAEGGLRATDKLYDLLIEEDCKAGDHSNALTIAYEMEAAGRMATTFHFNCLLSVQATCGIPEIAFATFENMEYGEAYMKPDTETYNWVIQAYTRAESYDRVQDVAELLGMMVEDHKRLQPNVRTYALLVECFTKYCVTREAIRHFRALKRFEGGTTLLHYEGQYGDPLSLYLRSLCREGRVFELLDALETMAKDKQQIPPRAMILSRKYRTLVSSWIEPLQEEAELGHEIDYIARYVAEGGLTGERKRWVPRRGKTPLDPDAEGFAYSNPMETSFKQRCLEEWKIHHRKLLRTLRNEGPIVLGNITEADYIRVEERLKKIIKGPEQNLLKPKAASKMIVSELKEELEAQGLPTDGTRNVLYQRVQKARRINRSRGRPLWVPPVEEEEEEVDEELDELISRIKLEEGNTEFWRRRFLGEGLNENHSKPLEQEENDDEVLDILDDADVGDEIAKDAEDDEADEEEDEEEVEQTEIQVSDRVKNKEAEAAKPLQMIGVQLLKDSDQSTSSSRKLKKRSPRASMEDDDDDDWFPEDIHEAFKELRNRKVFDVSDMYTLADVWGWTWEMDFKNKAPRRWSQEWEVELAIKIMNLVIELGGTPTIGDCAMVLRAAIRAPMPSAFLQILQTTHRLGYVFGSPLYDEVISLCLDIGELDASIAIVADLETSGIKVADETLDRVISARQDSSAADASS, from the exons ATGGCGTTCTCGTTTCTAACGCAGACACCTTTCTGCTTCTCACTAACCTCCACCACCGCTCCTCGGAACTCCGTAGCCGCAGCGGCTGGTCCTTCCGCCTCGATATCCTCCTCTCAGAGAAAACCGCGCCGGAAAAAGCAGCAGAACGACCTGAAATATTCAGACGACAACGGCTATCCAGGAAGCGAGGGCGGAAATTTCACGCCGTCGAGCGCGGAGAAGCTTCTGAGGCTCGTGTTCATGGAGGAGCTGATGGAGCGCGCTCGAAGCGGCAGCGCTGCCGGAGTTTCTGATGTGATCTACGATATGATTGCCGCGGGGCTGACGCCTGGACCGAGGTCGTTCCACGGTCTCGTCGTGTCTCACGTGCTCAATGGCGACGAGGAGGGATCT ATGCACGCACTTCGAAGGCAACTGAGTGAGGGTCTTCGGCCTCTACATGAAACGTTTCTTGCGTTAGTACGTTTGTTTGGGTCAAAAGGCCATGCTACTAGAGGATTGGAAATTCTTGCAGCAATGGAAAAACTCAATTATGACATTCGACAAGCTTGGCTGCTTCTTGTTG AGGAACTTGTGAAAGGCAATCATCTAGAAGATGCCAATAGAGTTTTTCTGAAGGGTGCTGAGGGTGGCCTTAGAGCTACAGATAAGCTTTATGATCTTCTTATAGAAGAGGATTGTAAGGCAGGAGATCACTCAAATGCATTGACCATAGCGTATGAAATGGAAGCAGCTGGTAGAATGGCGACAACCTTTCATTTCAATTGTCTTTTGAGTGTGCAG GCTACTTGTGGAATTCCTGAAATTGCTTTTGCTACCTTTGAAAACATGGAATATGGAGAAG CTTATATGAAACCTGATACGGAGACATATAATTGGGTGATCCAAGCATATACAAGAGCTGAGTCATATGACAG GGTCCAAGATGTTGCCGAGTTACTTGGAATGATGGTTGAAGACCACAAGCGTTTGCAACCAAATGTGAGAACCTACGC GTTGTTGGTGGAATGCTTTACAAAATATTGTGTCACAAGGGAAGCCATTCGACATTTTCGTGCTCTCAAAAGGTTTGAAGGCGGGACCACTTTGTTACATTATGAGGGACAATATGGTGATCCACTTTCGTTGTATCTTCGCTCATTGTGTAGAGAAG GAAGAGTTTTCGAGTTACTAGATGCTCTGGAAACCATGGCGAAGGATAAACAACAAATCCCACCCCGAGCCATGATCTTGAGCAGGAAATATCGGACTCTAGTTAGCTCATGGATTGAACCTTTGCAAGAAGAAGCTGAACTTGGGCATGAAATTGACTACATTGCCAG GTATGTTGCAGAAGGTGGGCTCACGGGTGAACGCAAACGCTGGGTCCCACGTAGAGGAAAAACTCCTCTAGATCCTGATGCTGAGGGTTTTGCATATTCCAATCCTATGGAAACCTCTTTCAAACAGCGATGCCTTGAGGAATGGAAAATACATCATAGAAAACTTTTAAGAACCTTAAGAAATGAAGGGCCAATAGTGTTGGGGAATATTACCGAGGCTGACTACATTAGAGTTGAGGAGAgattaaagaaaattataaaaGGTCCAGAACAAAATCTGTTAAAACCAAAAGCTGCTAGTAAAATGATAGTATCAGAGCTGAAGGAAGAGCTGGAAGCTCAAGGTTTGCCAACTGATGGCACTAGAAATGTACTGTATCAGCGTGTGCAAAAGGCAAGGAGAATAAACCGTTCTAGAGGCCGACCCCTTTGGGTTCCTCCtgtggaagaggaagaagaagag GTGGATGAAGAGTTGGATGAATTAATTTCACGGATAAAGCTGGAAGAAGGCAATACAGAGTTCTGGAGACGGCGTTTCCTTGGGGAGGGCCTGAATGAAAATCATAGCAAGCCATTAGAACAAGAGGAAAATGATGATGAGGTCCTTGATATCTTAGATGATGCTGATGTTGGCGATGAGATTGCCAAAGATGCTGAAGATGATGAGGCTGATGAGGaagaggacgaggaggaggtaGAACAAACTGAAATCCAAGTCAGTGACCGAGTTAAAAATAAGGAAGCAGAGGCTGCCAAACCTCTTCAAATGATTGGGGTGCAATTGTTGAAAGACTCCGACCAGAGTACCAGCTCATCGAGAAAGTTAAAGAAAAGATCACCTAGGGCATCTATGGAG gatgatgacgatgatgacTGGTTTCCGGAAGATATTCACGAAGCATTTAAGGAATTGAGGAACAGGAAGGTGTTTGATGTATCAGATATGTACACGTTAGCTGATGTCTGGGGTTGGACGTGGGAGATGGACTTTAAGAACAAAGCCCCTAGAAGATGGTCGCAGGAATGGGAGGTTGAATTGGCcattaaaataatgaatttg GTAATTGAATTAGGAGGAACGCCAACCATTGGGGACTGTGCTATGGTACTTCGAGCTGCTATACGAGCTCCTATGCCTTCAGCCTTCTTACAGATTTTGCAGACAACTCATCGCCTAGGTTATGTTTTTGGCAG TCCCTTGTACGACGAAGTCATCAGCCTGTGTCTAGATATTGGGGAACTCGATGCATCCATTGCCATTGTTGCAGACCTCGAGACAAGTGGCATCAAAGTTGCGGACGAAACTCTTGATCGAGTCATTTCTGCTAGACAGGATAGCTCAGCCGCTGACGCATCGTCGTAG
- the LOC121752978 gene encoding uncharacterized protein LOC121752978 isoform X3, with the protein MATRRDLGRTYVRTHVWQMHALRRQLSEGLRPLHETFLALVRLFGSKGHATRGLEILAAMEKLNYDIRQAWLLLVEELVKGNHLEDANRVFLKGAEGGLRATDKLYDLLIEEDCKAGDHSNALTIAYEMEAAGRMATTFHFNCLLSVQATCGIPEIAFATFENMEYGEAYMKPDTETYNWVIQAYTRAESYDRVQDVAELLGMMVEDHKRLQPNVRTYALLVECFTKYCVTREAIRHFRALKRFEGGTTLLHYEGQYGDPLSLYLRSLCREGRVFELLDALETMAKDKQQIPPRAMILSRKYRTLVSSWIEPLQEEAELGHEIDYIARYVAEGGLTGERKRWVPRRGKTPLDPDAEGFAYSNPMETSFKQRCLEEWKIHHRKLLRTLRNEGPIVLGNITEADYIRVEERLKKIIKGPEQNLLKPKAASKMIVSELKEELEAQGLPTDGTRNVLYQRVQKARRINRSRGRPLWVPPVEEEEEEVDEELDELISRIKLEEGNTEFWRRRFLGEGLNENHSKPLEQEENDDEVLDILDDADVGDEIAKDAEDDEADEEEDEEEVEQTEIQVSDRVKNKEAEAAKPLQMIGVQLLKDSDQSTSSSRKLKKRSPRASMEDDDDDDWFPEDIHEAFKELRNRKVFDVSDMYTLADVWGWTWEMDFKNKAPRRWSQEWEVELAIKIMNLVIELGGTPTIGDCAMVLRAAIRAPMPSAFLQILQTTHRLGYVFGSPLYDEVISLCLDIGELDASIAIVADLETSGIKVADETLDRVISARQDSSAADASS; encoded by the exons ATGGCGACGAGGAGGGATCT GGGGCGTACTTATGTTAGAACTCATGTATGGCAGATGCACGCACTTCGAAGGCAACTGAGTGAGGGTCTTCGGCCTCTACATGAAACGTTTCTTGCGTTAGTACGTTTGTTTGGGTCAAAAGGCCATGCTACTAGAGGATTGGAAATTCTTGCAGCAATGGAAAAACTCAATTATGACATTCGACAAGCTTGGCTGCTTCTTGTTG AGGAACTTGTGAAAGGCAATCATCTAGAAGATGCCAATAGAGTTTTTCTGAAGGGTGCTGAGGGTGGCCTTAGAGCTACAGATAAGCTTTATGATCTTCTTATAGAAGAGGATTGTAAGGCAGGAGATCACTCAAATGCATTGACCATAGCGTATGAAATGGAAGCAGCTGGTAGAATGGCGACAACCTTTCATTTCAATTGTCTTTTGAGTGTGCAG GCTACTTGTGGAATTCCTGAAATTGCTTTTGCTACCTTTGAAAACATGGAATATGGAGAAG CTTATATGAAACCTGATACGGAGACATATAATTGGGTGATCCAAGCATATACAAGAGCTGAGTCATATGACAG GGTCCAAGATGTTGCCGAGTTACTTGGAATGATGGTTGAAGACCACAAGCGTTTGCAACCAAATGTGAGAACCTACGC GTTGTTGGTGGAATGCTTTACAAAATATTGTGTCACAAGGGAAGCCATTCGACATTTTCGTGCTCTCAAAAGGTTTGAAGGCGGGACCACTTTGTTACATTATGAGGGACAATATGGTGATCCACTTTCGTTGTATCTTCGCTCATTGTGTAGAGAAG GAAGAGTTTTCGAGTTACTAGATGCTCTGGAAACCATGGCGAAGGATAAACAACAAATCCCACCCCGAGCCATGATCTTGAGCAGGAAATATCGGACTCTAGTTAGCTCATGGATTGAACCTTTGCAAGAAGAAGCTGAACTTGGGCATGAAATTGACTACATTGCCAG GTATGTTGCAGAAGGTGGGCTCACGGGTGAACGCAAACGCTGGGTCCCACGTAGAGGAAAAACTCCTCTAGATCCTGATGCTGAGGGTTTTGCATATTCCAATCCTATGGAAACCTCTTTCAAACAGCGATGCCTTGAGGAATGGAAAATACATCATAGAAAACTTTTAAGAACCTTAAGAAATGAAGGGCCAATAGTGTTGGGGAATATTACCGAGGCTGACTACATTAGAGTTGAGGAGAgattaaagaaaattataaaaGGTCCAGAACAAAATCTGTTAAAACCAAAAGCTGCTAGTAAAATGATAGTATCAGAGCTGAAGGAAGAGCTGGAAGCTCAAGGTTTGCCAACTGATGGCACTAGAAATGTACTGTATCAGCGTGTGCAAAAGGCAAGGAGAATAAACCGTTCTAGAGGCCGACCCCTTTGGGTTCCTCCtgtggaagaggaagaagaagag GTGGATGAAGAGTTGGATGAATTAATTTCACGGATAAAGCTGGAAGAAGGCAATACAGAGTTCTGGAGACGGCGTTTCCTTGGGGAGGGCCTGAATGAAAATCATAGCAAGCCATTAGAACAAGAGGAAAATGATGATGAGGTCCTTGATATCTTAGATGATGCTGATGTTGGCGATGAGATTGCCAAAGATGCTGAAGATGATGAGGCTGATGAGGaagaggacgaggaggaggtaGAACAAACTGAAATCCAAGTCAGTGACCGAGTTAAAAATAAGGAAGCAGAGGCTGCCAAACCTCTTCAAATGATTGGGGTGCAATTGTTGAAAGACTCCGACCAGAGTACCAGCTCATCGAGAAAGTTAAAGAAAAGATCACCTAGGGCATCTATGGAG gatgatgacgatgatgacTGGTTTCCGGAAGATATTCACGAAGCATTTAAGGAATTGAGGAACAGGAAGGTGTTTGATGTATCAGATATGTACACGTTAGCTGATGTCTGGGGTTGGACGTGGGAGATGGACTTTAAGAACAAAGCCCCTAGAAGATGGTCGCAGGAATGGGAGGTTGAATTGGCcattaaaataatgaatttg GTAATTGAATTAGGAGGAACGCCAACCATTGGGGACTGTGCTATGGTACTTCGAGCTGCTATACGAGCTCCTATGCCTTCAGCCTTCTTACAGATTTTGCAGACAACTCATCGCCTAGGTTATGTTTTTGGCAG TCCCTTGTACGACGAAGTCATCAGCCTGTGTCTAGATATTGGGGAACTCGATGCATCCATTGCCATTGTTGCAGACCTCGAGACAAGTGGCATCAAAGTTGCGGACGAAACTCTTGATCGAGTCATTTCTGCTAGACAGGATAGCTCAGCCGCTGACGCATCGTCGTAG
- the LOC121750852 gene encoding probable disease resistance protein RF45, whose translation MEVVASTVRLLADLLLYKINFLRAVEGRVELLKDELKRIQCFLKDANQKQADNEGVRNWISEIREVALDSRDVIEMFILKVESKSRLGKFSTFPKHMHYVNKAGKEIDAIQERLQAIHRSRLSYGIRDLGEEAEPVSGSGSRVESWRRMPIWQKDQDFVGVRDDDMRKLLQESILDEGKREGLSIAVVEGMAGIGKSTLARKIYNVVSGRFDCRCWVVVSSGFDPRETIKQLIMQLPKSARLRDEIGKIEKSTKDERYLLEKLQEMLHEQLKGKTYFIVLDDVWEIEHWESLRYAFPDKQDKPSRLLITTRNKTITNYSNYALEVKVLNLKQSWELFLNKAFIHTKNPQCPKELEPIGREIVEKCNGLPLAITVVGGLLVEPHTKRRWEEVLEQVNSHHRRAESRISTILELSYQNLSLELKSCFLCLACFKEDANIPAKRLIHIWVGHGLIRPEGRRTVDDIARGYLDELINRNMVQIKDLTLDDRVKNCHLHDLFREVCLVKAKEEVGFHIIEKGKEKEAMMRTTKPRHHIVYGQNLDTLSRVQSHHLRSLFVINSHSDGLNNVFVNTPFRFWKSFQLLEILYLEGVGWRNFPHSFRSLIGLRYLRIRSGSFERIQIPKWFGHLDKLEVIDAMSENLELPDANPEMEGLRYFSAARIHGLTTMQSLKHVETLKYIGVDDLLRCTSLSTCSVRELGLFLNHEIESDVLKRARASLENMKNLMKLQLMWDLSLSIEPSMIPLLAGLTKLKLRGGMRRCPDPCVFPPNLTHLTLVETFLEEDPMTELGNLPKLEYLKLTGYACLGERLRVLQGGFPNLKGLSIKDMYFLKGIDVEEGGMPQLKLLRIRHCPALKTTNLPLRIITLL comes from the exons ATGGAGGTAGTTGCATCAACGGTGCGACTGCTGGCCGATCTGCTGCTGTATAAGATAAATTTCCTTCGAGCAGTTGAGGGAAGGGTGGAGCTGCTCAAGGACGAGCTCAAGCGCATCCAATGCTTCCTCAAAGACGCCAACCAAAAGCAAGCCGACAACGAGGGAGTCCGCAACTGGATATCCGAGATCCGAGAGGTTGCTCTCGACTCGAGGGACGTCATAGAGATGTTCATCCTCAAAGTCGAGAGCAAATCCCGCCTCGGAAAGTTCTCCACCTTCCCCAAACACATGCACTACGTCAACAAAGCCGGGAAAGAAATCGATGCCATCCAGGAACGGCTGCAGGCCATCCACAGGAGCCGCCTGAGCTACGGGATCAGGGATCTCGGGGAGGAGGCAGAGCCGGTTTCCGGATCCGGATCGAGAGTGGAATCGTGGAGGCGGATGCCGATTTGGCAAAAGGATCAAGACTTCGTTGGTGTGCGAGATGATGATATGCGGAAGCTGCTTCAG GAATCGATCCTAGATGAGGGGAAGAGGGAAGGGCTCTCGATTGCGGTGGTTGAGGGCATGGCCGGGATTGGGAAATCAACGCTTGCTCGAAAAATATACAACGTTGTGTCCGGAAGATTCGATTGTCGTTGCTGGGTTGTGGTTTCGAGCGGATTTGATCCAAGAGAGACGATCAAGCAGCTGATCATGCAGTTGCCCAAGTCTGCGCGACTGCGTGATGAAATCGGGAAAATTGAGAAGTCGACGAAGGATGAGAGGTATCTTCTTGAAAAGCTTCAGGAGATGCTTCACGAACAGCTCAAGGGGAAAACGTATTTCATAGTTCTTGATGATGTGTGGGAGATAGAACATTGGGAATCTCTGAGGTATGCGTTCCCAGATAAACAAG ATAAACCAAGTAGATTACTAATCACAACTCGCAACAAGACTATTACAAACTACAGTAACTACGCCCTCGAGGTGAAGGTTCTAAACCTCAAGCAGAGTTGGGAACTGTTCCTAAACAAGGCATTCATCCACACCAAAAACCCCCAATGCCCCAAAGAACTTGAGCCCATCGGCCGAGAAATCGTGGAGAAGTGCAACGGCCTGCCTCTTGCCATCACCGTGGTTGGAGGCTTACTAGTCGAACCACACACGAAGAGAAGATGGGAAGAAGTCTTAGAGCAAGTGAACTCTCATCACAGAAGAGCAGAAAGCAGAATATCAACAATTTTGGAGTTAAGTTACCAGAACCTGTCTCTCGAATTGAAATCATGCTTCTTGTGTCTCGCTTGCTTTAAAGAAGACGCAAACATCCCCGCGAAACGACTGATTCATATATGGGTCGGACACGGGCTAATCCGTCCCGAAGGAAGGAGAACCGTGGATGATATCGCAAGAGGCTATTTAGATGAGTTGATCAATCGAAACATGGTTCAAATCAAGGATTTAACTTTGGATGATCGTGTTAAAAACTGCCATTTACATGATCTTTTCCGAGAAGTATGTTTGGTGAAAGCGAAAGAGGAAGTAGGCTTTCATATCATCGAGAAGGGAAAGGAGAAGGAGGCCATGATGAGGACGACAAAGCCTCGTCATCACATTGTCTATGGTCAGAATCTCGACACGTTGTCGAGGGTTCAAAGCCACCATCTCCGCTCTCTTTTCGTCATCAATTCCCACTCTGACGGCCTCAACAATGTCTTTGTGAATACCCCATTCCGTTTCTGGAAGAGTTTTCAATTGCTAGAGATACTCTACTTAGAAGGTGTTGGTTGGCGGAATTTCCCTCACTCGTTCCGCTCTTTGATTGGGTTGAGGTACCTAAGAATACGGTCCGGATCCTTTGAGAGGATCCAGATCCCGAAGTGGTTCGGCCACCTCGATAAACTCGAGGTTATCGACGCCATGAGCGAGAACCTCGAGTTACCAGACGCCAATCCCGAGATGGAGGGGTTGCGCTACTTCAGCGCAGCTCGCATCCATGGACTAACGACCATGCAAAGCTTGAAACACGTCGAGACTTTGAAATACATCGGCGTGGATGACTTGCTCCGATGCACGTCGCTCTCGACCTGTTCTGTTCGAGAACTGGGTCTGTTTCTCAACCACGAGATAGAAAGCGACGTGCTCAAGAGAGCGAGGGCGTCGCTGGAAAATATGAAGAATCTCATGAAACTGCAGCTGATGTGGGACCTATCGCTGTCTATCGAGCCCTCGATGATTCCTCTTCTCGCTGGCCTTACGAAGCTGAAGCTGCGAGGAGGGATGAGAAGGTGCCCGGATCCGTGCGTGTTCCCGCCGAATCTGACGCATCTAACGCTTGTGGAGACGTTTCTAGAGGAGGATCCGATGACGGAGCTAGGCAACCTGCCGAAGTTGGAGTACTTGAAGTTAACTGGCTacgcgtgcttgggcgagaggcTGAGAGTATTGCAAGGGGGCTTCCCAAACCTCAAAGGGCTATCAATTAAGGATATGTATTTCTTGAAAGGGATTGATGTGGAGGAAGGTGGAATGCCGCAACTTAAACTTCTACGGATTCGTCATTGCCCGGCCTTGAAGACTACCAATTTGCCCCTGCGAATTATTACATTATTATAA